One genomic region from Lycorma delicatula isolate Av1 chromosome 1, ASM4794821v1, whole genome shotgun sequence encodes:
- the AP-1sigma gene encoding AP-1 complex subunit sigma-2 isoform X5, protein MMQFMLLFSRQGKLRLQKWYVAHPDKVKKKITRELITTILARKPKMCSFLEWKDLKIVYKRYASLYFCCAIEQNDNELLTLEIIHRYVELLDKYFGSVCELDIIFNFEKAYFILDELLLGGEIQETSKKNVLKAIAAQDLLQERWHLLINE, encoded by the exons ATg ATGCAGTTTATGTTGTTGTTCAGTAGGCAGGGTAAACTGCGCTTACAAAAGTGGTATGTGGCTCATCCTGATAAAGTGAAGAAGAAGATTACAAGAGAATTAATAACAACTATTTTAGCGAGGAAGCCTAAGATGTGTAGTTTCCTTGAatggaaagatttaaaaatagtcTATAAACG gtatgccagtttatatttttgttgtgcCATTGAACAGAATGACAATGAACTATTAACATTAGAGATTATTCATCGCTACGTTGAATTGCTTGATAAATACTTTGGAAGT GTCTGTGAGCtggatataatatttaattttgagaagGCATACTTCATTCTGGATGAACTGTTATTAGGAGGTGAAATTCAAGAAACTAGTAAGAAGAATGTATTGAAGGCGATTGCAGCTCAGGATTTACTACAAGAG AGATGGCATTTACTTATCAATGAGTAG
- the AP-1sigma gene encoding AP-1 complex subunit sigma-2 isoform X2, which yields MMQFMLLFSRQGKLRLQKWYVAHPDKVKKKITRELITTILARKPKMCSFLEWKDLKIVYKRYASLYFCCAIEQNDNELLTLEIIHRYVELLDKYFGSVCELDIIFNFEKAYFILDELLLGGEIQETSKKNVLKAIAAQDLLQEEETPQGFFEDHGLG from the exons ATg ATGCAGTTTATGTTGTTGTTCAGTAGGCAGGGTAAACTGCGCTTACAAAAGTGGTATGTGGCTCATCCTGATAAAGTGAAGAAGAAGATTACAAGAGAATTAATAACAACTATTTTAGCGAGGAAGCCTAAGATGTGTAGTTTCCTTGAatggaaagatttaaaaatagtcTATAAACG gtatgccagtttatatttttgttgtgcCATTGAACAGAATGACAATGAACTATTAACATTAGAGATTATTCATCGCTACGTTGAATTGCTTGATAAATACTTTGGAAGT GTCTGTGAGCtggatataatatttaattttgagaagGCATACTTCATTCTGGATGAACTGTTATTAGGAGGTGAAATTCAAGAAACTAGTAAGAAGAATGTATTGAAGGCGATTGCAGCTCAGGATTTACTACAAGAG
- the AP-1sigma gene encoding AP-1 complex subunit sigma-2 isoform X4, producing the protein MMQFMLLFSRQGKLRLQKWYVAHPDKVKKKITRELITTILARKPKMCSFLEWKDLKIVYKRYASLYFCCAIEQNDNELLTLEIIHRYVELLDKYFGSVCELDIIFNFEKAYFILDELLLGGEIQETSKKNVLKAIAAQDLLQEAVHECRNV; encoded by the exons ATg ATGCAGTTTATGTTGTTGTTCAGTAGGCAGGGTAAACTGCGCTTACAAAAGTGGTATGTGGCTCATCCTGATAAAGTGAAGAAGAAGATTACAAGAGAATTAATAACAACTATTTTAGCGAGGAAGCCTAAGATGTGTAGTTTCCTTGAatggaaagatttaaaaatagtcTATAAACG gtatgccagtttatatttttgttgtgcCATTGAACAGAATGACAATGAACTATTAACATTAGAGATTATTCATCGCTACGTTGAATTGCTTGATAAATACTTTGGAAGT GTCTGTGAGCtggatataatatttaattttgagaagGCATACTTCATTCTGGATGAACTGTTATTAGGAGGTGAAATTCAAGAAACTAGTAAGAAGAATGTATTGAAGGCGATTGCAGCTCAGGATTTACTACAAGAG GCAGTGCATGAGTGTAGAAACGTTTAG
- the AP-1sigma gene encoding AP-1 complex subunit sigma-2 isoform X3, which translates to MMQFMLLFSRQGKLRLQKWYVAHPDKVKKKITRELITTILARKPKMCSFLEWKDLKIVYKRYASLYFCCAIEQNDNELLTLEIIHRYVELLDKYFGSVCELDIIFNFEKAYFILDELLLGGEIQETSKKNVLKAIAAQDLLQEDEAVEGALREIGLL; encoded by the exons ATg ATGCAGTTTATGTTGTTGTTCAGTAGGCAGGGTAAACTGCGCTTACAAAAGTGGTATGTGGCTCATCCTGATAAAGTGAAGAAGAAGATTACAAGAGAATTAATAACAACTATTTTAGCGAGGAAGCCTAAGATGTGTAGTTTCCTTGAatggaaagatttaaaaatagtcTATAAACG gtatgccagtttatatttttgttgtgcCATTGAACAGAATGACAATGAACTATTAACATTAGAGATTATTCATCGCTACGTTGAATTGCTTGATAAATACTTTGGAAGT GTCTGTGAGCtggatataatatttaattttgagaagGCATACTTCATTCTGGATGAACTGTTATTAGGAGGTGAAATTCAAGAAACTAGTAAGAAGAATGTATTGAAGGCGATTGCAGCTCAGGATTTACTACAAGAG
- the AP-1sigma gene encoding AP-1 complex subunit sigma-2 isoform X1 codes for MMQFMLLFSRQGKLRLQKWYVAHPDKVKKKITRELITTILARKPKMCSFLEWKDLKIVYKRYASLYFCCAIEQNDNELLTLEIIHRYVELLDKYFGSVCELDIIFNFEKAYFILDELLLGGEIQETSKKNVLKAIAAQDLLQELSKDKVFLETSMYSC; via the exons ATg ATGCAGTTTATGTTGTTGTTCAGTAGGCAGGGTAAACTGCGCTTACAAAAGTGGTATGTGGCTCATCCTGATAAAGTGAAGAAGAAGATTACAAGAGAATTAATAACAACTATTTTAGCGAGGAAGCCTAAGATGTGTAGTTTCCTTGAatggaaagatttaaaaatagtcTATAAACG gtatgccagtttatatttttgttgtgcCATTGAACAGAATGACAATGAACTATTAACATTAGAGATTATTCATCGCTACGTTGAATTGCTTGATAAATACTTTGGAAGT GTCTGTGAGCtggatataatatttaattttgagaagGCATACTTCATTCTGGATGAACTGTTATTAGGAGGTGAAATTCAAGAAACTAGTAAGAAGAATGTATTGAAGGCGATTGCAGCTCAGGATTTACTACAAGAG